The following coding sequences lie in one Streptomyces xiamenensis genomic window:
- the tilS gene encoding tRNA lysidine(34) synthetase TilS — translation MGPHPAVAAIRLAVRRVLHELLHEAPGPSPLDPPHHPPLVLVAASGGADSMALASALAFEAPRAGLRAGAVTVDHGLQDGSAARAAEVADRLTALGLTPVDIAAVTVGRSGGTEAAARTARYRALDTAADRHHAAAVLLGHTRDDQAETVLLGLARGSGVRSLSGMAAVSGGTAGHTGRYRRPFLGIDRQTTRKACLVQSLPVWDDPHNTDPSYTRSRVRHEALPILEKALGRGVVEALARTAALARDDADALDLWAADAEGTATAEDGTLAIAALAPLPPAVRRRVLRRAAVAAGAPAGSLFARHIEETDRLITDWHGQRPLNLPGRVEVARQGGRLVLRQADRADGADR, via the coding sequence GCTGCTGCACGAAGCCCCAGGCCCCTCCCCACTCGATCCGCCGCACCACCCCCCGCTCGTCCTGGTCGCCGCCTCCGGTGGCGCCGACTCCATGGCCCTGGCCTCCGCGCTCGCCTTCGAGGCCCCCCGGGCCGGCCTGCGGGCCGGCGCCGTCACCGTAGACCACGGCCTCCAGGACGGTTCCGCCGCCCGCGCCGCCGAAGTCGCCGACCGCCTCACCGCCCTCGGCCTGACCCCCGTCGACATCGCCGCCGTGACCGTGGGCCGCTCCGGCGGCACCGAGGCCGCCGCCCGCACCGCCCGCTACCGGGCCCTGGACACCGCCGCCGACCGCCACCACGCCGCCGCCGTGCTCCTCGGCCACACCCGCGACGACCAGGCCGAGACCGTACTGCTCGGCCTCGCCCGCGGCTCCGGCGTCCGCTCGCTGTCCGGGATGGCCGCCGTCTCCGGCGGCACCGCGGGGCACACCGGCCGCTACCGCCGCCCGTTCCTGGGCATCGACCGGCAGACCACCCGCAAGGCCTGCCTGGTGCAGTCCCTGCCCGTGTGGGACGACCCGCACAACACCGACCCGTCCTACACCCGCTCCCGGGTCCGCCACGAGGCCCTGCCCATCCTGGAGAAGGCCCTGGGCCGCGGCGTCGTCGAGGCGCTGGCCCGCACCGCCGCCCTCGCCCGCGACGACGCCGACGCACTCGACCTGTGGGCCGCCGACGCCGAGGGCACCGCCACCGCCGAGGACGGCACCCTCGCCATCGCCGCGCTCGCCCCGCTGCCCCCGGCCGTACGCCGCCGGGTGCTGCGCCGGGCGGCCGTCGCGGCGGGCGCCCCGGCGGGTTCGCTCTTCGCCCGGCACATCGAGGAGACCGACCGGCTCATCACCGACTGGCACGGTCAGCGGCCCCTGAACCTGCCCGGCCGCGTGGAGGTCGCGAGGCAGGGTGGCAGACTGGTTCTCCGGCAGGCGGACCGAGCAGACGGGGCGGACCGCTGA